A region from the Arachis ipaensis cultivar K30076 chromosome B01, Araip1.1, whole genome shotgun sequence genome encodes:
- the LOC107637813 gene encoding uncharacterized protein LOC107637813 isoform X2, producing MEQLVNFIIRPPRAEYDPKSDLLDQEFMLRGKWYQRKDVEIKNSRGDVLKCSHYVPIISPEGKPLPCVIYCHGNSGCRADASEAAIILLPSNITVFALDFSGSGLSGGEHVTLGWNEKDDLKAVVNYLREDGNVSLIGLWGRSMGAVTSLMYGAEDPSIAGMVLDSPFSDLVDLMMELVDTYKVRLPKFTVKFAIQYMRRAIQKKAKFDITDLNTIKVAKSCFVPALLGHAIDDDFIHPHHSDRIFEAYMGDKNIIKFEGDHNSPRPQFYFDSINIFFHNVLQPPEDEVGESFYDNVNDYFGKDVWRSVHEVAYSNESSSMNKEPSSSSTIDAIRQVRSRRPMSRMEVPSDISSKDEHCDHEEEKGGDLSPSSSSMISFELSNGNSYGPQVPAALDDDQFVEYPLEDLAGFPSSAEEEERMFMEAVIQSLKDMEVKKPETEQAPAAGNVGTASSEPSDKDDSHLSSQEVSRSKETEPSLDKPSTDSKSKMVFTSSEDCIPMKAESNPSSANHSQSLASVGSGISLEVAPTPSQPAPDIPSVSESSNANASGSSQSDSSTSVQSSSDTDVSHNTKATVTVVKNPAAGHVMDGLMRRWDLFRNSNNR from the exons ATAAAAAATAGTCGAGGTGATGTTCTTAAATGCAGTCATTATGTGCCTATAATCAGTCCAGAAGGAAAGCCTCTGCCATGTGTAATATATTGCCATGGAAACAG TGGATGTAGGGCTGATGCAAGTGAAGCTGCTATAATTTTACTTCCTTCAAATATTACAGTTTTTGCTCTGGATTTCTCAGGGTCTGGACTTTCTGGAGGGGAGCATGTCACTCTCGGGTGGAATGAA AAGGATGATCTGAAGGCTGTGGTCAACTATCTGCGAGAGGATGGAAATGTGTCTTTGATTGGCTTGTGGGGTCGCTCAATGGGAGCTGTAACTAG CCTTATGTATGGAGCTGAGGATCCGTCAATTGCAGGGATGGTTTTAGATAGTCCATTCTCTGATTTGGTTGATTTGATGATGGAACTTGTAGATACATATAAAGTTCGTCTTCCAAAGTTCACT GTAAAGTTTGCAATCCAATACATGCGAAGAGCAATTCAAAAGAAGGCAAAATTTGACATAACGGACCTAAATACCATTAAG GTGGCAAAATCTTGTTTTGTTCCTGCTTTATTGGGGCATGCCATTGACGATGACTTTATACACCCCCATCACTCAGATAGAATATTTGAGGCTTACATG GGAgataaaaacataattaaatttGAGGGAGATCACAATTCACCACGTCCTCAGTTTTACTTTGACTCCATAAACATCTTTTTTCACAATGTTTTGCAACCTCCAGAGGATGAGGTTGGGGAATCATTTTATGACAACGTAAATGATTACTTCGGTAAG GATGTTTGGAGATCTGTTCATGAAGTAGCCTACAGCAATGAATCATCTTCTATGAACAAAG AACCATCCTCAAGCAGTACGATAGATGCCATTAGGCAAGTCCGTTCAAGACGACCGATGAGTAGGATGGAG GTTCCCTCTGATATTTCTTCAAAAGATGAACATTGTGATCATGAG GAAGAGAAGGGTGGTGATCTCTCCCCATCATCATCATCGATGATAAGCTTTGAACTATCTAATGGTAATTCCTATGGTCCCCAAGTTCCGGCCGCATTGGACGATGATCAGTTTGTGGAATATCCACTTGAAGACCTTGCAGGCTTTCCATCTAGTGCAGAGGAGGAAGAAAGA ATGTTCATGGAAGCTGTGATCCAGTCATTGAAGGACATGGAAGTGAAAAAGCCAGAGACAGAACAAGCACCAGCAGCTGGTAATGTTGGCACCGCATCTTCAGAGCCATCAGATAAAGACGACTCGCATCTTTCTTCGCAGGAGGTTTCTAGATCAAAGGAGACAGAACCCTCTCTAGACAAACCCAGCACAGATTCGAAATCTAAAATGGTCTTCACCTCTTCTGAAGATTGTATACCAATGAAAGCCGAGTCGAATCCCAGTTCAGCGAACCATTCTCAAAGTTTGGCGTCTGTAGGATCAGGTATTTCACTAGAAGTAGCACCAACGCCGTCACAACCAGCACCGGACATTCCATCAGTCAGTGAGTCCAGCAATGCAAATGCCAGTGGTTCCTCTCAAAGTGATAGTTCTACAAGTGTACAAAGTTCATCAGACACTGATGTATCACATAACACCAAAGCCACAGTAACTGTTGTTAAGAATCCAGCGGCCGGCCATGTGATGGACGGCCTAATGCGTCGATGGGATCTTTTCCGAAATAGTAACAATCGATAA
- the LOC107637813 gene encoding uncharacterized protein LOC107637813 isoform X1, with the protein MQFYKSCSHLDNLMRAEYDPKSDLLDQEFMLRGKWYQRKDVEIKNSRGDVLKCSHYVPIISPEGKPLPCVIYCHGNSGCRADASEAAIILLPSNITVFALDFSGSGLSGGEHVTLGWNEKDDLKAVVNYLREDGNVSLIGLWGRSMGAVTSLMYGAEDPSIAGMVLDSPFSDLVDLMMELVDTYKVRLPKFTVKFAIQYMRRAIQKKAKFDITDLNTIKVAKSCFVPALLGHAIDDDFIHPHHSDRIFEAYMGDKNIIKFEGDHNSPRPQFYFDSINIFFHNVLQPPEDEVGESFYDNVNDYFGKDVWRSVHEVAYSNESSSMNKEPSSSSTIDAIRQVRSRRPMSRMEVPSDISSKDEHCDHEEEKGGDLSPSSSSMISFELSNGNSYGPQVPAALDDDQFVEYPLEDLAGFPSSAEEEERMFMEAVIQSLKDMEVKKPETEQAPAAGNVGTASSEPSDKDDSHLSSQEVSRSKETEPSLDKPSTDSKSKMVFTSSEDCIPMKAESNPSSANHSQSLASVGSGISLEVAPTPSQPAPDIPSVSESSNANASGSSQSDSSTSVQSSSDTDVSHNTKATVTVVKNPAAGHVMDGLMRRWDLFRNSNNR; encoded by the exons ATAAAAAATAGTCGAGGTGATGTTCTTAAATGCAGTCATTATGTGCCTATAATCAGTCCAGAAGGAAAGCCTCTGCCATGTGTAATATATTGCCATGGAAACAG TGGATGTAGGGCTGATGCAAGTGAAGCTGCTATAATTTTACTTCCTTCAAATATTACAGTTTTTGCTCTGGATTTCTCAGGGTCTGGACTTTCTGGAGGGGAGCATGTCACTCTCGGGTGGAATGAA AAGGATGATCTGAAGGCTGTGGTCAACTATCTGCGAGAGGATGGAAATGTGTCTTTGATTGGCTTGTGGGGTCGCTCAATGGGAGCTGTAACTAG CCTTATGTATGGAGCTGAGGATCCGTCAATTGCAGGGATGGTTTTAGATAGTCCATTCTCTGATTTGGTTGATTTGATGATGGAACTTGTAGATACATATAAAGTTCGTCTTCCAAAGTTCACT GTAAAGTTTGCAATCCAATACATGCGAAGAGCAATTCAAAAGAAGGCAAAATTTGACATAACGGACCTAAATACCATTAAG GTGGCAAAATCTTGTTTTGTTCCTGCTTTATTGGGGCATGCCATTGACGATGACTTTATACACCCCCATCACTCAGATAGAATATTTGAGGCTTACATG GGAgataaaaacataattaaatttGAGGGAGATCACAATTCACCACGTCCTCAGTTTTACTTTGACTCCATAAACATCTTTTTTCACAATGTTTTGCAACCTCCAGAGGATGAGGTTGGGGAATCATTTTATGACAACGTAAATGATTACTTCGGTAAG GATGTTTGGAGATCTGTTCATGAAGTAGCCTACAGCAATGAATCATCTTCTATGAACAAAG AACCATCCTCAAGCAGTACGATAGATGCCATTAGGCAAGTCCGTTCAAGACGACCGATGAGTAGGATGGAG GTTCCCTCTGATATTTCTTCAAAAGATGAACATTGTGATCATGAG GAAGAGAAGGGTGGTGATCTCTCCCCATCATCATCATCGATGATAAGCTTTGAACTATCTAATGGTAATTCCTATGGTCCCCAAGTTCCGGCCGCATTGGACGATGATCAGTTTGTGGAATATCCACTTGAAGACCTTGCAGGCTTTCCATCTAGTGCAGAGGAGGAAGAAAGA ATGTTCATGGAAGCTGTGATCCAGTCATTGAAGGACATGGAAGTGAAAAAGCCAGAGACAGAACAAGCACCAGCAGCTGGTAATGTTGGCACCGCATCTTCAGAGCCATCAGATAAAGACGACTCGCATCTTTCTTCGCAGGAGGTTTCTAGATCAAAGGAGACAGAACCCTCTCTAGACAAACCCAGCACAGATTCGAAATCTAAAATGGTCTTCACCTCTTCTGAAGATTGTATACCAATGAAAGCCGAGTCGAATCCCAGTTCAGCGAACCATTCTCAAAGTTTGGCGTCTGTAGGATCAGGTATTTCACTAGAAGTAGCACCAACGCCGTCACAACCAGCACCGGACATTCCATCAGTCAGTGAGTCCAGCAATGCAAATGCCAGTGGTTCCTCTCAAAGTGATAGTTCTACAAGTGTACAAAGTTCATCAGACACTGATGTATCACATAACACCAAAGCCACAGTAACTGTTGTTAAGAATCCAGCGGCCGGCCATGTGATGGACGGCCTAATGCGTCGATGGGATCTTTTCCGAAATAGTAACAATCGATAA
- the LOC107637813 gene encoding uncharacterized protein LOC107637813 isoform X3 translates to MLRGKWYQRKDVEIKNSRGDVLKCSHYVPIISPEGKPLPCVIYCHGNSGCRADASEAAIILLPSNITVFALDFSGSGLSGGEHVTLGWNEKDDLKAVVNYLREDGNVSLIGLWGRSMGAVTSLMYGAEDPSIAGMVLDSPFSDLVDLMMELVDTYKVRLPKFTVKFAIQYMRRAIQKKAKFDITDLNTIKVAKSCFVPALLGHAIDDDFIHPHHSDRIFEAYMGDKNIIKFEGDHNSPRPQFYFDSINIFFHNVLQPPEDEVGESFYDNVNDYFGKDVWRSVHEVAYSNESSSMNKEPSSSSTIDAIRQVRSRRPMSRMEVPSDISSKDEHCDHEEEKGGDLSPSSSSMISFELSNGNSYGPQVPAALDDDQFVEYPLEDLAGFPSSAEEEERMFMEAVIQSLKDMEVKKPETEQAPAAGNVGTASSEPSDKDDSHLSSQEVSRSKETEPSLDKPSTDSKSKMVFTSSEDCIPMKAESNPSSANHSQSLASVGSGISLEVAPTPSQPAPDIPSVSESSNANASGSSQSDSSTSVQSSSDTDVSHNTKATVTVVKNPAAGHVMDGLMRRWDLFRNSNNR, encoded by the exons ATAAAAAATAGTCGAGGTGATGTTCTTAAATGCAGTCATTATGTGCCTATAATCAGTCCAGAAGGAAAGCCTCTGCCATGTGTAATATATTGCCATGGAAACAG TGGATGTAGGGCTGATGCAAGTGAAGCTGCTATAATTTTACTTCCTTCAAATATTACAGTTTTTGCTCTGGATTTCTCAGGGTCTGGACTTTCTGGAGGGGAGCATGTCACTCTCGGGTGGAATGAA AAGGATGATCTGAAGGCTGTGGTCAACTATCTGCGAGAGGATGGAAATGTGTCTTTGATTGGCTTGTGGGGTCGCTCAATGGGAGCTGTAACTAG CCTTATGTATGGAGCTGAGGATCCGTCAATTGCAGGGATGGTTTTAGATAGTCCATTCTCTGATTTGGTTGATTTGATGATGGAACTTGTAGATACATATAAAGTTCGTCTTCCAAAGTTCACT GTAAAGTTTGCAATCCAATACATGCGAAGAGCAATTCAAAAGAAGGCAAAATTTGACATAACGGACCTAAATACCATTAAG GTGGCAAAATCTTGTTTTGTTCCTGCTTTATTGGGGCATGCCATTGACGATGACTTTATACACCCCCATCACTCAGATAGAATATTTGAGGCTTACATG GGAgataaaaacataattaaatttGAGGGAGATCACAATTCACCACGTCCTCAGTTTTACTTTGACTCCATAAACATCTTTTTTCACAATGTTTTGCAACCTCCAGAGGATGAGGTTGGGGAATCATTTTATGACAACGTAAATGATTACTTCGGTAAG GATGTTTGGAGATCTGTTCATGAAGTAGCCTACAGCAATGAATCATCTTCTATGAACAAAG AACCATCCTCAAGCAGTACGATAGATGCCATTAGGCAAGTCCGTTCAAGACGACCGATGAGTAGGATGGAG GTTCCCTCTGATATTTCTTCAAAAGATGAACATTGTGATCATGAG GAAGAGAAGGGTGGTGATCTCTCCCCATCATCATCATCGATGATAAGCTTTGAACTATCTAATGGTAATTCCTATGGTCCCCAAGTTCCGGCCGCATTGGACGATGATCAGTTTGTGGAATATCCACTTGAAGACCTTGCAGGCTTTCCATCTAGTGCAGAGGAGGAAGAAAGA ATGTTCATGGAAGCTGTGATCCAGTCATTGAAGGACATGGAAGTGAAAAAGCCAGAGACAGAACAAGCACCAGCAGCTGGTAATGTTGGCACCGCATCTTCAGAGCCATCAGATAAAGACGACTCGCATCTTTCTTCGCAGGAGGTTTCTAGATCAAAGGAGACAGAACCCTCTCTAGACAAACCCAGCACAGATTCGAAATCTAAAATGGTCTTCACCTCTTCTGAAGATTGTATACCAATGAAAGCCGAGTCGAATCCCAGTTCAGCGAACCATTCTCAAAGTTTGGCGTCTGTAGGATCAGGTATTTCACTAGAAGTAGCACCAACGCCGTCACAACCAGCACCGGACATTCCATCAGTCAGTGAGTCCAGCAATGCAAATGCCAGTGGTTCCTCTCAAAGTGATAGTTCTACAAGTGTACAAAGTTCATCAGACACTGATGTATCACATAACACCAAAGCCACAGTAACTGTTGTTAAGAATCCAGCGGCCGGCCATGTGATGGACGGCCTAATGCGTCGATGGGATCTTTTCCGAAATAGTAACAATCGATAA